The proteins below come from a single Miscanthus floridulus cultivar M001 chromosome 1, ASM1932011v1, whole genome shotgun sequence genomic window:
- the LOC136477102 gene encoding LOW QUALITY PROTEIN: nuclear pore complex protein NUP1-like (The sequence of the model RefSeq protein was modified relative to this genomic sequence to represent the inferred CDS: inserted 4 bases in 2 codons; deleted 1 base in 1 codon): MPLASVKDDKQTGASNSIFGIKQSIASDSETSTVENKSTLGQSVTKLTTLASTSPERGDKTEKAEDVAKSSDKVLPSAASTTLNAPLHFTSAASTSSLSNGFSYSPPKLETAPPTDKPVISSAASTSIFAVSSSSPAISSSPAFTAFSFSSSAPVGSSVATSAKSDGTTAENKAASTISFGIGGAKDEVKSVAPDATSKPSSKLFTSPVSSSIASFSSSSITSTPCLSPVAASSDAAGIAMAAPSSTSTAPGLQSASTPSFTFPSSGNSLFEFSSPAQSTGLSTPSVAGSTSQPSAASTLFGSKLTQSEGTMQQPSQIGASSSGSGTLSFGLGASSTGSGTISFGVGASSSAPGTSSAFGAAAHSSGPGVFSFGAGASSSGSEDSVSFGSGATSSGLGAMSFGAGASSSGPGIVSSGAGASSSGPGTCVFXGAGVSSGPGTVSFGATTSTSGAGFGNSPFGTGAMFANPFSSSSSTGFTFSSPSSSAGASXLVASTSVFASTSTASSASAFSNPFGSSSSPPSTFTFGQSASSGSGFAFGAQPAPTFSSQPSSVFSFTSANTSMNSSPQPTFGMTNTNTAFGVASPGNDQMNEDSMADDISQAAPAPAPIFGSSSFGQQNISPAAPVFGAPAVQPAGVFQFGGQQGSAQQNPSFPAAGSLEFQGGNFSLGSGGGGGDKSNRRVIKVKRTTKKR; encoded by the exons ATGCCACTTGCTTCAGTTAAGGACGATAAACAGACTGGTGCTTCAAATTCTATTTTTGGCATCAAGCAGTCAATTGCATCAGATTCGGAAACATCAACTGTAGAAAACAAATCCACACTTGGGCAGAG TGTCACGAAGCTCACAACATTAGCCAGCACTAGTCCAGAGAGAGGTGATAAAACAGAAAAAGCAGAAGATGTAGCTAAATCATCGGacaaggtgttgccctcagctgCATCAACAACATTGAACGCACCTCTCCATTTTACTTCTGCGGCATCTACTTCGAGCCTGAGCAATGGCTTCTCATACTCGCCACCAAAGCTCGAAACTGCTCCACCTACTGATAAACCTGTTATCAGCTCTGCTGCTTCCACCTCCATATTTGCTGTATCCAGTAGCAGTCCAGCTATTTCATCGTCTCCTGCATTTACAGCATTTAGTTTTTCTTCCAGCGCTCCGGTTGGCTCGTCAGTGGCAACATCAGCTAAATCAGATGGCACAACTGCTGAGAATAAGGCAGCTAGCACCATATCATTTGGTATAGGGGGTGCAAAAGATGAAGTGAAATCTGTGGCGCCAGATGCAACCAGCAAGCCATCATCGAAACTTTTTACTTCACCTGTGTCATCAAGTATTGCAAGCTTTTCAAGTTCATCCATCACATCTACGCCTTGTCTCTCCCCGGTTGCAGCTTCAAGTGATGCTGCTGGCATAGCTATGGCTGCACCATCTAGTACTTCCACTGCACCAGGTTTACAGTCTGCTTCAACCCCATCATTTACATTTCCGAGCTCTGGAAACAGCCTTTTTGAGTTCAGCTCGCCAGCCCAATCTACTGGCCTCAGCACACCATCAGTTGCTGGTAGTACCTCTCAACCATCAGCTGCTAGCACACTCTTTGGTAGTAAGCTGACACAGTCAGAGGGAACAATGCAACAACCATCCCAGA TTGGTGCTTCCTCGTCTGGATCTGGGACCTTATCTTTTGGACTTGGAGCTTCCTCGACTGGTTCAGGGACCATATCTTTTGGTGTTGGAGCTTCATCTTCCGCACCTGGAACTTCATCAGCTTTTGGGGCAGCAGCTCACTCATCTGGACCTGGGGTTTTCTCTTTTGGGGCAGGAGCTTCCTCATCAGGATCTGAGGACT CCGTGTCTTTTGGATCAGGAGCTACCTCGTCTGGACTCGGGGCCATGTCATTTGGAGCAGGAGCCTCCTCATCTGGACCTGGGATCGTGTCCTCTGGAGCAGGAGCCTCCTCAtctggacctgggacctgtgtcTT TGGAGCAGGAGTCTCATCTGGACCTGGGACTGTCTCTTTTGGAGCAACAACTTCCACATCAGGGGCTGGATTTGGCAATTCACCATTTGGAACTGGAGCTATGTTTGCGAACCCATTTAGCTCTAGCTCAAGTACTGGGTTCACATTTTCTTCACCTAGCTCTTCTGCTGGTGCATC ACTGGTAGCCAGTACGAGTGTGTTTGCCAGCACCTCCACAGCTTCTTCAGCCTCAGCTTTTAGCAACCCTTTTGGCTCAAGTTCATCCCCACCCAGCACATTTACATTTGGGCAATCAGCTTCTTCAGGCAGCGGTTTTGCATTTGGAGCGCAGCCAGCA CCAACGTTCTCATCTCAGCCATCATCAGTTTTCTCATTTACTTCAGCAAACACTAGCATGAACTCGTCTCCACAGCCTACATTTGGAATGACTAATACCAACACAGCCTTCGGCGTGGCTTCCCCCGGAAATGATCAGATGAACGAAGACAGCATGGCAGATGACATTAGTCAGGCGGCACCTGCGCCAGCGCCAATATTTGGTTCTTCATCATTTGGACAGCAGAATATCTCGCCTGCTGCCCCGGTATTTGGTGCTCCGGCAGTCCAGCCAGCTGGGGTTTTTCAGTTTGGGGGCCAACAAGGCTCAGCACAGCAGAACCCGTCCTTCCCAGCCGCTGGCAGTCTAGAGTTTCAGGGTGGGAATTTTTCGTTGGGCAGCGGGGGTGGTGGCGGTGACAAGTCGAACCGAAGGGTGATCAAGGTCAAAAGGACAACAAAGAAGAGATAA